In the genome of Ancylomarina subtilis, one region contains:
- a CDS encoding SusC/RagA family TonB-linked outer membrane protein: protein MKKNANSFAPFHYAQKRGVSWLMKLCIVAILFSPILVKASQTSGFNGVEQKQNTVTGIVTSADDGLSIPGVSVVLKGTAIGTSTDFDGKFSIQAEEGQTLIFSFVGMTTQEVVVKSNSLNIILEFENLGLDEVVVVGYGTQKKSDLTGAVSSVKGEDLKKTPSSNAVNALQGKVAGVTITKYGGAPGAGSSITIRGIGTVGNNEPLYIIDGLPGSMSLLNPDDIESFEILKDGAAAAIYGSRAANGVVLITTKKGKKGKINVDFNMHIGQTKAIDQLDLLDSEGYVKVHKMMYDNYNMYAADADKKALPDYVTSPITANTNWQDEVSRTALQQNYNLSINGGNDLGYYGISGSWNDEEGTLIGSDYLKKTLRAKLGMTKGRLSVDATISYAETNSEGQKFSLSDTYKLTPLINPFDENGDVQLTSGDMPANANPYANHQNMKGETDLQYFSANITGRLKFTDWLSYQVNLGLINSNDNKWSYHTKFDRSPKDSEDWIYYGEERNNYRSQIMEHLLNFQKEFGKHSVSSVIGYTASKKTNNWIGANVTGKNTVYSAEGDEVKTKDEMAGFLDPSWMTLNAGKGGTYAAYGSRNEYTRTSILGRVNYSFDSKYLLQVTARRDGSSKFGSDSRYGTFPSVALGWRLTEEDFMSDYDFIDNLKLRASWGKLGNEVTLGFYDHQALISTGNDYELGAVRGSGANPWTGSIATGLENRELQWETTISKNLGLDFTLLGNQFNGTINYYNTTTKDMLIYRQLPGSAGLDSPILNVGEISNKGLEFELGYYKQDGDFKYSINTTFTTTKNEVVTLSSEDQALFGEGLKYGDSHFPTQTKVGYEIGAFFLYQTDGIFQSMDEVNAHKNSEGDLLQASAKPGDIRFKDTNGDGELNEKDKVYSGSGIPDFTYSINFNASYKGFDFSMMFYGVQGNELYNGNRYYLENMSAGQNFLASSLNAWTETNKNTNIPRAVLGDANLNTRESNRYLEDGSFLRLKNIELGYTLPKSMINRLGVNKCRIYFNAQNVFTITDYSGIDPEVGRSNVLNTGIDRSLYPINKSFFAGIQLSF, encoded by the coding sequence ATGAAAAAAAATGCAAACTCTTTTGCGCCCTTCCACTATGCGCAAAAACGCGGTGTTTCATGGCTCATGAAACTATGCATCGTGGCAATTCTATTTTCACCTATTCTGGTGAAAGCCTCACAAACTTCTGGTTTCAATGGTGTTGAACAAAAACAAAATACCGTAACGGGTATTGTCACTTCAGCAGATGATGGTCTTTCAATCCCAGGTGTTTCAGTTGTACTTAAAGGAACAGCGATAGGAACAAGTACCGATTTCGATGGAAAATTCTCTATTCAAGCAGAAGAAGGCCAAACTCTTATTTTCTCATTTGTGGGAATGACAACTCAAGAAGTGGTTGTTAAAAGCAACAGTCTAAATATCATTTTAGAATTTGAGAACCTGGGACTGGACGAAGTTGTCGTTGTGGGTTACGGCACTCAGAAAAAGAGTGATCTTACAGGTGCTGTATCTTCGGTGAAAGGTGAAGATCTAAAAAAGACACCATCGTCAAATGCAGTAAACGCTTTGCAAGGTAAAGTTGCTGGTGTTACAATTACCAAATATGGTGGAGCACCAGGTGCTGGATCAAGTATTACAATTCGTGGTATTGGTACTGTTGGGAACAACGAACCTTTATACATTATCGATGGACTTCCAGGTTCAATGTCTCTACTAAACCCTGATGATATTGAATCATTTGAAATTCTTAAAGATGGTGCTGCAGCTGCTATTTATGGTTCTCGTGCAGCCAATGGGGTGGTTTTAATCACAACAAAAAAAGGTAAAAAGGGTAAGATCAATGTTGACTTTAATATGCATATCGGACAAACTAAAGCTATAGACCAGCTGGACTTGTTAGATTCTGAAGGCTATGTTAAGGTACACAAAATGATGTACGACAATTACAATATGTATGCAGCTGATGCAGACAAAAAAGCGCTACCTGATTATGTTACTTCTCCAATCACTGCAAATACAAACTGGCAGGATGAAGTTTCACGCACAGCTCTTCAACAAAATTACAATTTAAGTATTAATGGAGGTAACGATCTAGGATACTATGGCATATCAGGCAGTTGGAACGATGAAGAAGGAACTTTAATTGGTAGTGACTATCTTAAAAAAACGCTTCGTGCTAAATTAGGTATGACCAAAGGTCGCTTAAGTGTAGATGCTACCATTTCGTATGCAGAAACAAACTCTGAAGGACAGAAGTTTTCATTATCTGATACATATAAACTAACGCCTTTAATCAATCCGTTTGATGAAAATGGTGATGTGCAACTAACTTCTGGTGATATGCCAGCTAATGCCAATCCATATGCCAATCATCAAAATATGAAAGGTGAAACAGACCTTCAATATTTTTCAGCAAATATTACAGGACGTTTAAAATTCACCGATTGGTTATCCTATCAAGTCAACCTAGGTTTGATTAATAGTAATGATAATAAATGGAGTTATCATACAAAATTCGACCGATCTCCTAAGGATAGTGAAGATTGGATCTACTACGGTGAAGAACGCAACAACTACCGCTCTCAAATTATGGAACACCTGCTGAACTTCCAAAAAGAATTTGGCAAGCATTCTGTATCTTCAGTAATTGGTTATACAGCTTCTAAAAAAACTAACAATTGGATTGGGGCGAATGTCACTGGTAAAAACACCGTTTATTCTGCCGAGGGTGATGAAGTTAAAACCAAAGATGAAATGGCTGGATTCCTAGATCCAAGCTGGATGACTTTAAATGCAGGTAAAGGAGGTACTTATGCGGCCTACGGAAGTAGAAATGAGTATACCCGCACATCAATCTTAGGTCGTGTAAACTATTCTTTCGACAGCAAATATCTTTTACAAGTAACGGCTCGACGTGACGGATCATCAAAATTCGGTTCTGATTCACGATATGGAACTTTCCCTTCAGTAGCACTTGGCTGGCGATTGACTGAAGAAGATTTCATGTCTGATTATGACTTTATCGACAATTTAAAGCTAAGAGCCAGCTGGGGTAAATTAGGTAATGAGGTAACTCTTGGTTTCTACGATCATCAAGCTCTTATCAGCACAGGTAACGATTATGAACTGGGAGCTGTACGTGGTTCCGGAGCAAATCCATGGACTGGCTCTATTGCTACCGGACTCGAAAACAGAGAATTGCAATGGGAAACAACCATTTCAAAAAACCTTGGTTTGGATTTCACCTTGCTTGGCAATCAATTCAACGGTACCATTAACTACTATAACACAACGACTAAAGACATGTTGATTTATCGTCAGCTTCCTGGTTCTGCAGGTCTTGACAGCCCAATATTAAATGTTGGTGAAATCAGTAACAAAGGACTTGAGTTCGAATTAGGCTACTACAAGCAAGATGGTGATTTCAAATACAGTATCAACACGACATTTACAACAACTAAAAATGAAGTCGTTACATTATCTAGCGAAGATCAGGCTTTGTTTGGTGAAGGCTTAAAATACGGCGACTCACATTTCCCAACACAAACAAAAGTTGGTTACGAAATTGGCGCTTTCTTCTTGTATCAAACAGATGGCATATTTCAATCAATGGATGAGGTAAATGCTCATAAAAATTCAGAAGGTGATTTACTTCAAGCCAGTGCTAAACCTGGTGATATTCGTTTTAAAGATACCAATGGAGACGGAGAATTGAATGAAAAAGATAAAGTCTATTCTGGCTCTGGCATTCCGGATTTCACTTATTCAATCAACTTTAATGCATCATACAAAGGTTTTGATTTCTCAATGATGTTTTATGGCGTTCAGGGAAACGAACTGTATAATGGAAATCGCTATTACTTAGAAAATATGTCAGCTGGGCAAAATTTCTTAGCTTCTTCACTAAATGCCTGGACAGAAACTAACAAAAACACAAATATTCCTAGAGCCGTACTTGGTGATGCAAATTTAAACACTAGGGAATCAAACCGCTACCTTGAAGATGGCTCATTTCTTCGCTTAAAGAATATTGAACTCGGCTACACCCTACCAAAATCGATGATCAATCGTTTAGGTGTAAACAAATGTCGAATTTACTTTAATGCTCAGAATGTTTTCACAATCACAGATTACTCAGGTATCGATCCTGAAGTTGGACGCAGCAATGTTCTTAATACAGGTATTGATAGAAGTCTCTACCCTATCAATAAATCATTCTTTGCAGGAATACAATTATCATTCTAA